Proteins from one Mercurialis annua linkage group LG7, ddMerAnnu1.2, whole genome shotgun sequence genomic window:
- the LOC126655085 gene encoding probable prolyl 4-hydroxylase 9 → MKAKAAGIKRKWSLNLNMKKTKLGLPVAFLCCSFFFLAGLLVSNLISQNFDLNGDNQKGRGRPLESMKEYDLLLSGDTGDHSLTLIPFQILSWKPRALYYPNFATAEQCQSIINMTKPHLKPSTLALRKGETEENTKGIRTSSGVFVSASDDETGVLEAIEEKIARATMLPRDHGEAFNVLRYEIGQKYNSHYDAFNPAEYGPQKSQRVASFLLYLSDVEEGGETMFPFENDMEIDGSYDFDKCIGLQVKPRRGDGLLFYSLFPNNTIDPTSLHGSCSVIKGEKWVATKWIRDQVQED, encoded by the exons ATGAAGGCGAAAGCAGCAGGAATTAAACGGAAATGGAGTTTGAATTTGAATATGAAGAAGACAAAATTAGGGTTACCTGTTGCATTTCTATGCTGCTCGTTCTTCTTTCTAGCTGGTCTTCTTGTTTCCAATCTTATTTCTCAG aattttgatttaaatggaGATAATCAGAAAGGAAGAGGGAGGCCTCTTGAATCGATGAAAGAGTATGATTTGTTGCTTTCTGGAGATACTGGAGATCATTCTCTTACTCTTATTCCTTTTCag ATATTGAGTTGGAAACCGCGGGCTCTATATTATCCAAATTTTGCAACAGCAGAGCAATGCCAAAGCATAATCAATATGACAAAGCCTCATCTTAAACCCTCCACTTTAGCTTTGCGCAAAGGCGAAACTGAAGAGAACACCAAAGGAATCAGAACAAG CTCTGGTGTGTTTGTTAGTGCTTCTGATGACGAAACTGGGGTTTTGGAAGCTATTGAAGAAAAAATTGCAAGGGCTACAATGCTTCCAAGGGACCATGGAGAG GCATTCAATGTTTTGCGTTATGAGATTGGTCAGAAGTATAATTCCCATTATGATGCATTTAATCCTGCAGAGTATGGTCCGCAGAAGAGCCAAAGG GTTGCTTCTTTCTTGTTATATTTATCTGATGTAGAAGAAGGTGGAGAGACCATGTTTCCCTTTGAG AATGATATGGAAATTGATGGAAGTTATGATTTCGATAAGTGTATTGGTTTACAAGTGAAACCACGCCGAGGGGATGGACTTTTATTCTATTCACTTTTCCCAAATAATACAATTGATCCA ACATCGCTTCACGGAAGCTGTTCGGTAATCAAAGGCGAGAAATGGGTAGCTACAAAGTGGATTAGAGATCAAGTACAAGAAGATTAG
- the LOC126655083 gene encoding uncharacterized protein LOC126655083 codes for MGVVMESSIWEPNASLYIFIFISCFFSIALFPKNLSKSNNINSNKSQSITGHAFSSSSDRRFQRKFVFLFSLASVMEGLWSVFGEYETVTLYGMSTEETVSSLCVGFGAALLIGTFLGMLSDSIGHKKVCLIFCILHLFVGIWKRIVSPPTFWLPSICLSLGTAIFSFSFEAWVVLENEKQGYGQDTLSGTFWLMTFFESAAFMGSQVLGNWLLGSNPETGIKSSYTAAVFLAMIGIICVSKGWKEASQSEAIQFHRVSYTHILSDKRIWLLGFAHACLQFSTAVFWILWAPTLVADGREVNLGLIYPCLLGARMLGSTVFPWLLTGPSSLRTEDCLVYVFLVLGFALSIVAYDYQEIGVLVSLFCLFHAGVGLIIPSLARLRTMHVPNDLRGGMISLSLAPANAAILCLLIQRGYYHKMENSTMIAVAAVALFLASGCMHLLKRLGKQPHQNWHKL; via the exons ATGGGAGTAGTAATGGAGAGCTCAATTTGGGAACCAAATGCATCACTCTACATCTTCATTTTCATCTCTTGTTTTTTCTCCATTGCTCTCTTCcctaaaaatctctcaaaatcaaataatattaacaGCAACAAATCTCAATCTATCACCGGTCATGCCTTTTCGTCTTCTTCTGACCGTCGTTTCCAGCGGAAATTTGTCTTCCTCTTCTCTCTCGCTTCCG TGATGGAAGGTCTATGGTCGGTGTTTGGTGAATATGAAACGGTGACGTTATACGGAATGAGTACAGAGGAAACTGTGTCGTCTCTTTGTGTTGGATTTGGAGCTGCTCTTCTTATCGGTACTTTCTTAGGGATGCTTTCTGATTCTAT AGGCCACAAGAAAGTTTGTTTGATATTTTGCATACTCCACCTCTTTGTTGGTATATGGAAGAGAATTGTATCGCCTCCGACTTTCTGGCTTCCAAGTATATGTTTGTCTCTAGGCACTGCAATTTTTTCTTTCAGCTTTGAGGCATGGGTAGttttagaaaatgaaaag CAAGGATATGGACAAGATACTTTGAGCGGCACATTTTGGCTAATGACTTTCTTTGAGTCAGCGGCATTTATGGGAAGCCAGGTGCTTGGAAATTGGTTATTAGGTAGTAATCCAGAAACAGGGATCAAATCATCTTATACTGCAGCAGTCTTTCTGGCGATGATAGGTATCATATGTGTGAGCAAAGGATGGAAAGAAGCGTCACAAAGTGAAGCAATTCAATTTCACAGGGTATCTTACACACATATATTGAGTG ATAAACGAATATGGCTATTGGGATTCGCGCATGCGTGCCTTCAGTTCTCAACTGCAGTATTCTGGATTCTCTGGGCCCCAACATTGGTG GCTGATGGAAGAGAAGTGAATCTAGGATTGATATATCCATGTTTGCTGGGTGCAAGAATGCTGGGAAGCACAGTATTTCCATGGCTGTTGACTGGTCCATCATCACTTCGAACTGAAGATTGCCTAGTATATGTGTTCCTTGTACTGGGCTTTGCCTTGTCAATTGTGGCTTATGATTACCAG GAAATTGGAGTTTTAGTATCATTATTTTGCTTATTTCATGCTGGTGTAGGCCTCATTATACCTTCACTTGCAAGATTGAGGACCAT GCATGTGCCAAATGACTTGCGTGGAGGAATGATAAGTCTTTCTCTAGCTCCAGCAAATGCTGCTATTCTGTGTTTGCTGATTCAA AGAGGTTATTATCACAAAATGGAGAATTCTACTATGATTGCAGTTGCAGCTGTTGCGCTTTTCTTAGCGTCTGGTTGCATGCATTTGTTGAAGCGATTGGGAAAACAACCTCACCAAAACTGGCACAAGTTGTAG